The Chitinophagaceae bacterium genome contains the following window.
ATAATCAGCTGATCCTATGCTATCAGTATGACCAATAATATTTAAGGTAATGTTGGGATTCTCCAATAAATAAATTGAAAGTTCTGATAATTCTCTCTTAGTCAAGTCACTTAATTCATATTTATCAAAATCAAAGAATATATTACGGATAATAAATTTTTTAATTCTCTCGGGATAAATTGAATCCGGGTCGAATGAATGGAGGAATTTAATATCAGTTACCTCGTCATCATAAACAGGTAATATACTAACATAAGATATCAGGTACCTGGTAAACTTGTTATTATAATTGATGGTATCGGATCGGTGTTTTTGTAGAAAACCTATGTATTCACTAGTACTACAAGAACCAATTGAAAAATAGCTTTCTCCTCCCCTGGCAATGTAGGTCGTTGAAAGAGTTATCCAGTATGGATAATCTGGTGTGATTTCCTCATCAAAGTCCAGGAATAATAATGTATCTGTCAAATCTGGTGGGCAAGCTGGTAATGTATAATGGAACTTTACAATCAGACTTACAACTTTGTTGTAACCGAGGTCTACTGTATCTCCTTCCCTTGTAACCCTTACTTTGGTGTCTTCAGGATAGTAATCCGAGCTTAACTTTGCTTTAAATATTTTCACTTTAACTTTAACTTCATACTTCTGATCCGGAACCAGGTTCTCTTTTAACTTAGTGGTGATACCCTCACTTGGTTGCAAAACATGCAATAGAATTACTCCAGGTTTTTTTTCATTGAAAACCGGCTTTGTGGGAAATTCTCCATGTGCTGCCCTGGCTGGATGTGAAAAAGGAGGAAATGGCCAGGAATAACTTGACCAATGATTTGGATAGACTTTTTTGCCGTTGCTATAGAAAATCAAAATATCACTGAAATCAGGATTTATAACTAAATTCTGTGCATTGAGATTGATGCACAGAAACAGAAATAGTAAAAATGAAATATGATATATCATATATAGTTAAGATATTTTAGTTAATCTCAAGTCCATATACTAAGATTTCAGTTTTCAATTGATTAAGTTTAGTGATGTCATCATAAATAAAATAAAGCTTACCTTCTCTGAACATATAT
Protein-coding sequences here:
- a CDS encoding OmpA family protein, whose protein sequence is MIYHISFLLFLFLCINLNAQNLVINPDFSDILIFYSNGKKVYPNHWSSYSWPFPPFSHPARAAHGEFPTKPVFNEKKPGVILLHVLQPSEGITTKLKENLVPDQKYEVKVKVKIFKAKLSSDYYPEDTKVRVTREGDTVDLGYNKVVSLIVKFHYTLPACPPDLTDTLLFLDFDEEITPDYPYWITLSTTYIARGGESYFSIGSCSTSEYIGFLQKHRSDTINYNNKFTRYLISYVSILPVYDDEVTDIKFLHSFDPDSIYPERIKKFIIRNIFFDFDKYELSDLTKRELSELSIYLLENPNITLNIIGHTDSIGSADYNQVLSENRAKSVYSYLISKGIDDSRLNWKGRGMNDPLEGENYLKNFEMHRRVEFEMLLNNK